One window of Leguminivora glycinivorella isolate SPB_JAAS2020 chromosome 9, LegGlyc_1.1, whole genome shotgun sequence genomic DNA carries:
- the LOC125229818 gene encoding uncharacterized protein LOC125229818, whose translation MLSPEDQQVQICLLKSNLEEIESSLVVQRSALPELDEENERQYRETMTALKVSRAQNEQIERLKQENVRLTAKRTQLKHQCEGLAEALQAARDTRARVTGLIKDEERAEESYIRTYEDSLQNKAERFRQTRSFYDETQMTRDFEEVNKTISEFESEVARRQQIVGELKNKLGTMTPGIPEDLPVIMGKMELAEKLKLLMKNTEDLRLKVNNLKKQDNKL comes from the exons ATGTTGTCACCTGAAGATCAACAAGTACAGATATGTCTATTGAAGTCCAATTTAGAAGAAATAGAAAGTAGCTTGGTTGTTCAG CGTTCGGCTCTGCCGGAGCTAGACGAGGAGAATGAGCGGCAGTACCGGGAGACGATGACCGCGCTGAAGGTGTCGCGCGCGCAGAACGAACAAATCGAGCGGCTCAAGCAGGAAAACG TTCGACTGACAGCGAAGCGTACGCAGCTGAAACACCAGTGCGAGGGCTTGGCGGAGGCCCTGCAGGCGGCGCGCGACACCCGCGCCCGGGTCACCGGCCTCATCAAGGATGAGGAGCGAGCAGAAGAGAGTTACAT ACGGACCTACGAGGACTCGTTGCAAAATAAGGCGGAGCGATTTAGGCAGACTCGGAGTTTCTAT GACGAGACGCAGATGACTCGGGATTTCGAAGAGGTTAATAAAACGATCTCCGAGTTTGAGAGTGAAGTCGCACGGCGTCAACAAATTGTTGGAGAGTTGAAAAATAAACTTGGAACCATGACACCGGGGATTCCTGAAGACTTGCCTGTCATCAT GGGTAAAATGGAGCTAGCTGAGAAATTGAAATTGCTGATGAAAAATACTGAAGATCTTCGACTGAAAGTGAATAATCTGAAGAAACAGgataataaactttaa